DNA sequence from the Glycine soja cultivar W05 chromosome 18, ASM419377v2, whole genome shotgun sequence genome:
TTCATGCATTGATTTCATTATCTTTATTGTTTAACTTTTCCAGGTCGAAGTTCCTGTTGATTTTCCTTTTGACATTGAGGACAATCCTGGAGAAAGAACCATACAACTAAAAGGAAAATTCAGAGATGAAATTATCAAAGTTCAAGTTGACATCCCTAATGTAGCACCAGAAGAAGAACATGAGGATGACGAAAATGGCAACAATGAGAAGAATGATAGTGAATCTAGCATTCCTTTAGTTGTGAgtgttttcaaagaaaatggagTGTCTCTAGAGTTTGGCGTGACTGCTTTTCCCGATGAGATTTCCATTGATAGCTTGTCAATAAAACAGTCCGAGGAATCTGAAGACCAGTTGGCATACGAGGGGCCTGAGTTCATGTAAGTATTTCTATATGgtattattatctaatttttttcataaaatgtttCCTATACTTTCTGAATATTTCTGCTCCATTCTTTTTTATAGTGACTTGGATGAAAATCTGCAAAAGGCTTTTCACAAGTATCTTGAGATCAGGGGGATCAAGCCCAGCACAACCAACTTCTTGCAGGAATACATGTTTGCTAAAGACAACAAGGAATATTTAATGTGGCTGAAGAACCTGAAGAACTTCGTCGAGAAGTGATTTTGAAAAGGAATGATTTGTTCTCTGAGGATCGCGAAATGTTGGCAAAGCCCTTTTCTTTGGTATACACTGTATCATGAGAGTTACCGGTGTagactaataattttaaaaaaagttgaatgGTAAAAGGATTGCTTCACCCATCAATCAATAGACCTTGGGTGTTTCTCCCATTCATTCTTTACCTTTCATACTTGATATGCAAGTTCAAAATAACCACTGCTACAGTGCTATTTATAGATTGGCCAGATAAATATAGTCCCAACAGGATATTGCTGTATTATCCTCTTGATTCATGCACATAATTCAAtctaaaatttacttttttccGGGTACAACTGAGattgcaaagaaaaaatatctacattcaaccatttttttttattttttataatagacTGGTCTAATGCTCAAAACAGTAACAGGAACAAAAACTACATAGGAACTAGTCTTGGCAGAACAATCCACCTAATATCATGATCAAGTATACAGATGTACACCAGGTAAAAAGAGAGTAAATGTATTCCTAATGGAGAGGAGAGAATATTGAGAGTGAAGAAGAGAGGCTTACTTTTATCATTATAGTATATATAGGGCATGTTTGGATGCATCATTGTAAAAGACCTTATAGAGAAAGAATTTATCCAAAAAGTTTTTATCTGAAAAGTTacttttacataaattaatttgatgtttGGATGATAAACTCTTAAAtgcttatttaaattaatatggtGTTTGGATGAAATTGTAGAAGATCTTttgcataattaaaattaccaaaaaggatattatatgttttgacattattaaaactaataattaaatacttaaacattattatataattattaaatgccttaaataattaaatattattaaaaataataaaaattattttcttcttctattttatttataaaaatattttaactttatcattatatttaaaatattgttatatattttctagAAATTTTCTTGAGGACATTATTGTCCAAGCCTTAGTTTGGGATCAGATTCCCGAGAAGGAAATTTGAGAAGCTGGGAATCTAAGCTTGAGAGGAAGATGTGCTGAGAGCTTTTGCTTTtgtaaaagctaaaaaaaaaaaaccaaacactcttaaaaaataaaaaaaatatttttccagaAGACAATAAAAGATCTTTTGGGCCACATCTAAACGGGCCCATAGTATATGTCTATATACTTGGAATCAATTTGTggaaataaatgtttattttaataaaataagggtaagtttgtttaaacttattttataaaataagtggttttcttgttttcttatgTGTTTGTGTATAttgcttttatttaaaataaatagttttatacttttttttaaaaaaataaatcatagttgtttcttaaaaaatgcttatataaaaaacttattttaaaattaattttttaagtttaaataaccTCACcagttttctgtttttttagagTGTTTTccgcttaaaaaaatatattttatttattttaagaagcaaatcttatatactttttaaaaaatgcttatataaaaaaaaattattttaaaattgtttttttaagtttaaacaaattcacTTGATCTCTTAATTGTCTAACTCTTTTAATTCactatcttttatctttataaataaattgatttatttagcaaaaaaaatgtaaatatattttcaatattttaaaaaaaattaatggttgcaaaaattataacacaatttaaattgtttatttaaatataaaatataatttatatatttaaaagatgatttattataaattataattatataaataattatttattttataaaattctacTATTTAAAAGATTTCTATTGATACtgataaattgttttttcttatataatagtCTCGagctaatatattttaataatttatttttatttttaatttcctaaGTCCTAACAAAACAATATCTgcctattttctttttattaactttttattgatttattattattattattattattttaaaactagcATAAAATGAACCCGAGAACCTCGAACAAACTGGAAAGGAGTTgcagatattaattttttttttttttttgggtccaTAGTAATCAAAATAGGTTTAGAATAACTCAAACCCCTGCTCAATCAAATCAAGTGACCTGGACCCTCGATAGTTTAGTTGCAGATATTAATTTGAACTTGATATATATtgaagctattttttttttattttttctaggaATTATCTCGCTTTATCAAAGCATAATCACGTGAATCCCCGTTGCCAAACGGTGATTTGGGTAAGGGTAAATTTCCTTCTTCCATTGGTTTCATGGCTCCGTAGTTATTGTTTAGACTTTAGAGTCATTACCAGTGATCCAACTTTTTTGCCTAAACTTTTGGTTTATGCCACGTACCAATACCATACACATAAACTTGCTTAGTCAATATAAAGTTATCCTTCCCTCAACATTTGCggtatataaaaaagataaaaaaaaaaataaagtaaaaatcttTAGCAATTTGACTCAAAAGGGTATAGGTTGCTGCCTTTGGATTTAAAATCTGTTTATGTTAATCAATTATTTGTATCATAGTTTAATCATTTTGATTCTTCTGCAGGAGATCATGGacaaagaaaatacaaatggGCCTTTACATTTTGATCTGAATACTGGTGCAAAGATTCCATCGGTTGGTCTTGGAACATGGAAAGCTCCTCCAGGTGTTGTGGGTGATGCTGTTATTGCTGCAGTCAAGGTGCTTTCTTTGCATTTTGTCTTTATATCTTCATTCTATTGAGAGAGAGTTAGTATTTGGTAACAAGAGAAAGAGCTTCATGTGCTAATTTCTGCTTTGGTTGAAATTGCCCTAATTCTGTGTGCAGGCTGGTTACAGGCATATAGATTGTGCTAGGATATATGATAATGAAAAAGAGGTATATGATAATCAAATTGTTTTTGTCTGATAATATTGTTTTTTGAAGGGGGGATAATTGGTTTTGTTTGTTCTGGCTTTCTTGATGCAAGGCTTACGCTTAAATTTGATGCAGGTAGGGGAGGCTCTGAAAACACTATTTTCTACTGGGGTAGTACAGCGTAGTGAGATGTTCATCACATCAAAGCTATGGTATACTTTCGACTAATCCTTAACCTTAGATaaattgacctcactttttCCCAATCAAGCCTTtgatgagtttaattttcataaaccATTAATGTAAAGATTTCTATGCAGTCAACTCATTAGAAAATCATCTTAAATTTAgcttttaaagtaaatattacaAAAGTTAATAAGCTTACAATATATCACAATCTATGATTTGAATacagaataaaaaaatctttacattGCATTCTAATTTAATTTCGCTTTTAACATACTTGAGAGCACCTGTATATTTCATTTACTATTTGATTATAAAGAAGATTTTAGAATgcaagaaagaaagataaaaccTCAACCCACTTTGGTGTTGTATATTCTGTTCAGAGTTGTGAATTCCTCTGGTtgccttaaattttttaaccatACAGGATCAGTGACTGTGCACCTGAAGATGTCTCAAAGGCACTGACTAGGACTCTTGAGGACCTAAAGCTTGACTACATTGATTTATATCTTGTATGATTCTTGATTTTAAAACTCTGTGCAATGATACTGCAACTGGAGATGATTGTATGAAATttgatgataaattattttgtgaaaGATGCATTGGCCATTTAGGACGAAGCCGGGTTCAAGAGGTTGGGACCCTGAGATTATGGCTCCTTTGTGTCTTCCTGAGACATGGAATGCAATGGAAGGTTTGTTTGCCTCA
Encoded proteins:
- the LOC114394646 gene encoding uncharacterized protein At2g39795, mitochondrial-like; translation: MAMYAMLRRASSAALPQLARRHAMASSSSRTFHSVLSVLRRETATTTTIAPSLRFANAFATKSSADEHLAQVLQSEIQCALEDDHAQHQVEVPVDFPFDIEDNPGERTIQLKGKFRDEIIKVQVDIPNVAPEEEHEDDENGNNEKNDSESSIPLVVSVFKENGVSLEFGVTAFPDEISIDSLSIKQSEESEDQLAYEGPEFIDLDENLQKAFHKYLEIRGIKPSTTNFLQEYMFAKDNKEYLMWLKNLKNFVEK